The Centroberyx gerrardi isolate f3 chromosome 7, fCenGer3.hap1.cur.20231027, whole genome shotgun sequence genome contains a region encoding:
- the cox6a2 gene encoding cytochrome c oxidase subunit 6A2, mitochondrial produces MSLSPAALAARRVFAAASHSSHEGGARTWKILTIVLAIPGVTVCMVNAYMKMQAHSHDQPEFVAYPHLRIRTKRFPWGDGNHSLFHNPHTNALPDGFESSHH; encoded by the exons aTGTCTCTGTCTCCGGCTGCCTTGGCCGCCCGTCGGGTGTTTGCCGCTGCATCGCATTCAAGCCATGAGGGAGGAG CCAGGACCTGGAAGATCCTGACGATCGTCTTGGCCATTCCTGGTGTCACCGTCTGCATGGTCAACGCTTACATGAAGATGCAGGCGCACTCCCACGATCAGCCGGAGTTTGTGGCGTATCCTCACCTGCGTATCCGCACCAAG AGATTTCCCTGGGGTGATGGAAACCACTCTCTCTTCCACAATCCTCACACCAACGCTCTCCCCGACGGCTTCGAGAGTTCCCACCACTGA